One Nitrosopumilus piranensis genomic region harbors:
- a CDS encoding adenylate kinase produces MLCLAESKKIILVGIPGVGKTTLLSKILDHIKSQQKSVNVVSYGTLMFEVAKQNGLNDRDELRKLPVTKQQELQKIAAENIAACTEEIVIIDTHAFISSPEGYYPGLPEHVLKIIKPSNFISVSAKPEEIYSRRMTDETRNRDKNTLANVKTELDVQSGMISACSVITGSPVKYILNREGKVDEAADKIIQSLGL; encoded by the coding sequence GTGCTTTGCTTGGCAGAAAGTAAAAAAATCATCCTAGTTGGAATCCCCGGAGTTGGGAAGACTACATTATTATCAAAGATACTAGACCACATCAAAAGCCAACAAAAAAGTGTCAATGTTGTAAGCTATGGAACACTAATGTTTGAGGTTGCAAAACAAAACGGTCTCAATGACAGAGATGAATTAAGAAAACTACCTGTAACAAAACAGCAAGAGCTACAAAAGATTGCAGCTGAAAATATTGCTGCATGCACTGAAGAAATTGTAATTATTGATACTCATGCATTCATCAGTTCTCCAGAAGGATACTATCCAGGACTGCCAGAGCATGTCCTCAAAATCATAAAACCATCAAACTTTATCTCAGTTTCAGCAAAGCCTGAGGAAATCTATAGCAGACGAATGACTGATGAGACCCGAAACAGAGACAAAAACACTCTTGCAAATGTAAAGACGGAACTAGACGTCCAGTCAGGCATGATTTCAGCATGTTCAGTAATTACTGGCTCTCCAGTCAAGTACATCTTGAATCGTGAGGGAAAGGTTGATGAAGCAGCAGATAAGATAATTCAATCATTAGGACTGTAA
- the secY gene encoding preprotein translocase subunit SecY, translated as MAEGTVTAVIRKVVFKAEPYLPQVPKPKKKIPLSTRLLWCGVALLIYMVMGQTPLFGATTPEFDFLAFARVIFASQQGTLVELGIGPIVTAGLLMQLLRGSDILKFDFKKPEERGIFQTATKLVTYVVIVAESIVYGVAVYGPGVADPNILYIMVGQLMAASIIIMFLDELIQKGWGLGSGISLFIMAGVAQQILWSLFSPLPAGDGGTIGILPYIGQSIMAGDLSNVFFRSNQLPSIFGLCLTAGVLLILVFTQGMKIEIPIVSTKYRGFSAVYPIKMMYVSNIPVILASALTANAVFIFQMLWANMNPRNNNFFMNFIAQFDPTSPSSPIGGLIYYITPPRGLDVAILDPGRAVGYVLFMIGIVIVFGRLWVELGGLSPKSAAQNLLDADVQIPGFRRSNKPVEALLNKYIPSVTIIGSTILGLLAGVSDVLGVFGSGIGILLMVDILINYYTQLVREQVEVVMPRLGALLGRK; from the coding sequence ATGGCTGAGGGTACAGTTACAGCAGTTATTAGAAAAGTAGTTTTCAAAGCAGAGCCCTATCTACCACAGGTTCCAAAACCAAAAAAGAAGATTCCATTATCAACTAGATTACTCTGGTGTGGAGTTGCATTACTCATCTACATGGTAATGGGACAGACACCACTATTTGGAGCAACAACCCCTGAATTTGACTTTCTAGCATTTGCTAGAGTAATTTTTGCATCACAACAAGGCACACTTGTTGAATTAGGAATTGGGCCGATTGTAACTGCAGGACTCTTGATGCAATTACTTAGAGGTTCAGACATTCTCAAGTTTGACTTTAAGAAACCCGAAGAGAGAGGTATCTTTCAGACTGCAACAAAGTTGGTAACTTATGTTGTAATTGTAGCAGAGTCCATTGTATATGGCGTAGCAGTCTATGGTCCTGGAGTAGCGGATCCTAACATACTGTATATTATGGTCGGACAGCTGATGGCCGCGTCAATTATCATCATGTTCTTAGACGAATTAATTCAGAAAGGCTGGGGTCTTGGTAGTGGAATCAGTCTTTTCATTATGGCAGGTGTTGCTCAACAAATTTTGTGGAGTCTGTTTAGCCCGTTACCGGCAGGTGATGGAGGAACTATTGGTATCTTACCATACATCGGCCAATCAATTATGGCAGGTGATCTCTCAAATGTATTCTTCCGTTCAAACCAGCTTCCGAGCATCTTTGGTTTGTGTCTTACTGCGGGAGTCTTACTGATACTTGTATTTACACAAGGAATGAAGATTGAGATTCCAATCGTATCTACAAAATACAGAGGTTTCTCTGCAGTCTATCCAATTAAGATGATGTATGTATCAAATATTCCAGTTATCTTGGCATCTGCACTTACTGCAAACGCCGTCTTTATCTTCCAGATGTTGTGGGCCAACATGAACCCGCGTAACAATAATTTCTTTATGAATTTCATAGCGCAATTTGACCCGACAAGTCCGTCTAGCCCAATTGGTGGTCTTATCTACTACATCACACCACCTAGAGGACTAGATGTTGCAATCTTGGATCCTGGACGTGCAGTTGGCTATGTATTATTCATGATTGGAATCGTAATTGTATTTGGTAGGTTATGGGTAGAGCTAGGTGGTCTTTCACCAAAGAGTGCAGCTCAGAACTTACTTGATGCAGACGTGCAAATTCCTGGATTTAGAAGATCAAACAAACCAGTAGAAGCATTGTTGAACAAATACATTCCATCAGTTACAATCATTGGCTCAACTATTTTGGGTCTACTAGCAGGAGTATCTGATGTCTTGGGTGTATTTGGTTCTGGTATTGGAATTTTACTTATGGTAGATATTCTCATCAACTACTACACGCAATTGGTTAGAGAACAAGTCGAAGTTGTAATGCCGCGTTTGGGTGCTTTGCTTGGCAGAAAGTAA
- a CDS encoding AAA family ATPase, giving the protein MTKSIVISGPPAVGKTTVAKGLAEEFSLQYLSGGDVLKEMAKEQGFDSSGDDWWDTEDGMKFLNQREQNSEFDKRLDEKLTKLFNEGGMVITSYTLPWLVNDGIKIWLEGSHESSTKRMQSRDDMSSEEAYQITKQRFDKNKALYKKLYDFDFGDDKSVFDVIINTDHLTAKQVIDVATETVRKLL; this is encoded by the coding sequence TTGACAAAATCCATTGTAATATCAGGTCCTCCTGCTGTAGGAAAGACAACTGTTGCCAAAGGACTAGCAGAAGAGTTCTCACTACAATATCTTAGTGGCGGTGATGTACTCAAGGAGATGGCAAAAGAGCAAGGATTTGATTCATCAGGTGATGATTGGTGGGATACAGAAGATGGAATGAAGTTTCTAAATCAGAGAGAACAAAATTCAGAGTTTGATAAAAGACTAGATGAAAAGCTAACCAAACTATTCAATGAAGGCGGGATGGTAATTACTAGTTACACCTTACCATGGTTGGTTAATGACGGCATCAAAATATGGCTAGAAGGCTCTCATGAGAGCAGCACAAAACGCATGCAATCACGAGATGACATGAGCTCTGAGGAAGCATACCAAATAACAAAGCAGCGATTTGATAAGAACAAGGCACTCTACAAAAAATTATACGATTTTGATTTTGGTGATGACAAGTCAGTCTTTGATGTAATAATTAACACGGATCATCTCACAGCAAAACAAGTAATTGATGTTGCAACAGAAACGGTGCGAAAACTACTATGA
- a CDS encoding uL15 family ribosomal protein: MATRLRKTRRLRGGRHMGWGQVGQHRASGHKGGLGVTGMMKHHWSTTLKDEPDHYGHDSTKPPHPNITKKWASVRDLDDLFTKFGKEEGGKKIVDLQSAGYEKLLGGGKVTNAYSVKVTQFTASAEEKLKAVGGEVLSATKEKTDGEEVLTENG, from the coding sequence ATGGCAACAAGATTAAGAAAGACAAGACGACTTAGGGGAGGACGCCACATGGGATGGGGCCAAGTAGGTCAACATCGTGCAAGTGGTCACAAGGGTGGTCTTGGAGTTACTGGAATGATGAAGCATCATTGGAGTACAACACTAAAAGACGAACCAGATCATTATGGCCATGATTCAACTAAACCACCTCACCCAAATATTACCAAGAAATGGGCTAGCGTCCGTGATCTTGATGACTTGTTTACTAAGTTCGGTAAAGAAGAAGGAGGAAAGAAGATTGTAGACCTTCAAAGCGCAGGATACGAGAAACTCCTTGGTGGCGGAAAAGTAACAAATGCTTATTCCGTCAAAGTAACTCAGTTTACTGCATCTGCAGAAGAAAAACTCAAAGCCGTTGGCGGAGAAGTCTTATCTGCTACCAAAGAAAAAACTGATGGGGAAGAGGTGCTAACAGAAAATGGCTGA
- a CDS encoding EMC3/TMCO1 family protein: MDFGIILLFIESIPLQFDFLGGERGALGSDDPIIKGLILSMFAVAGFGILLNIFNSGVRKKMVDQVKLKRIMKETRGWQKERMAAMRAKDTAKTAELNKKSSYMNKMSMEMMQMNMRPMMITFVPLILIFYFVLPQLFSYTVAISPIPLNVIPGDLFQLTCTAEQAADPEHVCTTENALFLWAWYFLSSIAFSGIIMKLTKTSMDLS, encoded by the coding sequence ATGGACTTTGGAATTATTCTACTATTTATCGAATCAATACCTCTCCAGTTTGATTTTCTTGGAGGTGAGAGAGGTGCACTTGGCAGCGATGACCCCATCATCAAAGGCCTGATTCTCTCAATGTTTGCAGTTGCCGGATTTGGTATATTGCTAAACATCTTCAACTCTGGAGTCAGAAAGAAGATGGTTGATCAAGTAAAGCTAAAACGAATAATGAAAGAGACTCGCGGATGGCAAAAAGAAAGAATGGCTGCAATGAGAGCAAAAGATACTGCAAAAACAGCTGAGCTCAACAAAAAATCCTCATACATGAACAAGATGTCGATGGAGATGATGCAGATGAACATGAGACCAATGATGATTACATTTGTTCCATTGATTTTGATATTTTATTTCGTATTGCCACAACTCTTCTCTTATACTGTAGCTATCTCTCCAATTCCGCTAAATGTAATTCCCGGAGATTTATTCCAACTGACATGTACTGCAGAGCAAGCAGCAGACCCCGAACATGTTTGTACTACCGAAAACGCATTGTTCCTTTGGGCTTGGTATTTCCTCTCCTCAATTGCGTTTAGTGGCATTATTATGAAACTAACAAAAACCTCAATGGATCTCAGTTGA
- a CDS encoding RNA-guided pseudouridylation complex pseudouridine synthase subunit Cbf5 — protein MTLKQLENLIEVDQDITDDAYGTYYDKRTIEQLLNYGIIILDKPPGPTSHETVAWTKRILKLPKIGHSGTLDPQVSGVLPLGLGEATKALGVLLFGPKEYHALGRVHSLPSKEKLHEIVESLTGEIYQKPPQRSAVVRQTRTRTIYEFEVLEQKERLLLTRVLCEAGTYIRKLYYDLGEILGPGATMIELRRTRVDQFRETDGLVTLHELANAFALWEEKKDDAKLKSMIKPVELALSELKSIVIRDSAVDAMCHGAQLAIPGILKISPNLKKGDIVGIYTQKGEAVALAESTMSEEEIRDATKGYAFETRRIIMAPNTYPKKWRTKPSSKE, from the coding sequence ATGACTCTAAAGCAACTAGAGAATCTAATCGAAGTTGATCAAGACATTACTGATGATGCATACGGCACATACTATGACAAAAGAACAATCGAGCAACTACTAAACTATGGAATAATTATTTTAGACAAACCTCCTGGTCCTACAAGCCATGAGACTGTAGCTTGGACAAAGAGAATCTTAAAGCTGCCAAAGATTGGACATAGCGGAACACTAGACCCTCAAGTATCTGGAGTTTTACCGCTAGGTCTTGGTGAGGCAACTAAAGCATTAGGAGTACTTCTCTTTGGACCAAAAGAGTATCATGCACTAGGACGTGTCCACTCCCTTCCATCAAAAGAAAAACTACATGAGATTGTAGAGTCACTAACTGGGGAGATTTACCAAAAACCTCCACAGCGCTCAGCAGTAGTCAGACAAACAAGGACAAGAACAATTTATGAATTTGAAGTATTAGAACAAAAAGAGAGATTACTACTAACTCGAGTCTTGTGTGAGGCAGGAACCTACATCAGAAAACTGTACTATGACCTAGGTGAGATTTTGGGACCTGGTGCAACTATGATTGAGCTTAGAAGAACTAGAGTTGATCAGTTCAGAGAGACTGATGGACTGGTAACTTTGCATGAATTAGCAAATGCATTTGCATTGTGGGAAGAAAAAAAAGATGATGCTAAACTCAAGAGCATGATAAAGCCCGTAGAGCTTGCACTAAGTGAATTAAAATCAATAGTGATTCGTGATTCTGCAGTAGATGCAATGTGTCATGGCGCACAACTTGCAATTCCAGGAATTTTGAAGATATCTCCAAATTTGAAGAAAGGTGACATTGTTGGAATCTATACTCAAAAAGGTGAAGCAGTAGCACTGGCAGAATCCACAATGAGTGAAGAAGAGATTCGTGATGCAACAAAGGGCTATGCATTTGAGACAAGGAGAATCATAATGGCCCCAAACACATATCCTAAAAAATGGAGAACAAAACCTTCTTCTAAAGAATAA